In Oryza sativa Japonica Group chromosome 1, ASM3414082v1, the genomic stretch GAGCGGCGGTGTGCGGGGGACGGCGagggccgccgcgcgccgccagcTCTTGTTGGCAAGGGCCGCGCGGACCACATCCCTCGGACACAGACACTTCAGGATGGATCGGAGCAGGAAATCGTCCGTCAGCacggccgccatcgccgccgccgccggtggctctTCGTCGCCTTCCATTGCCGAgatttagggtttttcttctctctctctctgttttttttttttgaaactaatGGAGTGAGTGGTGGATTGGATTTCTAAcgcgactttttttttttaaactaatgGAGTGAGTGGTAGATTGGATTTCTAAcgcggcttttttttttaaactaatgGAGTGAGTGGTGGATTGGATTTCTAACGCGGCGGACCACGCCTTCCAGGCTTCCAGTTCCAGCCAAGGTGGGGACATGGTGGTGTATCGGATGAGTGGGTTGCACTTGCACTGTGATTTTTACTACATTTTATTTGTTCTTTTGtttaacaatgttttttttaaatgagTCTTTACGAAAATTGATTTCGCCaatgctcctttttttttctctatgccACGATCATCGACTCCGATGTTTTAGCGTCTCCACGCTAATGATACTGTCATCTACACCCTCGATCTCTATGGTAGATAAGTCATGGATACGATGAGAATCAGTGCTACATAAACAACCAACCTCATTGGCATCGAGCCTATGGTGCCACAGCGGTATGAGTCTCGCTGCCAACGTAATTGGTGTCGACTGTCAAGCCTAATGACCTCGGCGCCAATGAGGCCCGAGCTGAAAAAGGATCTATTTCTAAAATAGTTTTTCTAGGCGCCGTCACAAAGGCATGCTACTGATGATTCTACCAGTCATACACGCGCGACAAGGCAAACCCACAAGGAAAAGGTCACTTTGACTCTCTTAAAAGTCGACCGAATCTAATTCATGCCCATTAACCAAAAAACCAGATAGAAATATAGAATAACTCCCTGAACTAATGAAACCAGTGTAATTTCACTCCTTAGTGGTTTTGGAGTacggtttcgctgatgtggcgctGACATGACGGTGTTGATTGGGTCTTTATCCCACATGGTATTGACGTGACGCTTATATagcattaaaattaaaaatatatttgtgggacccatttatcattcacacaaaaatatacaatgggacccactgacatgtggggccacatggtcatcctctctctccaacccttcttccccttcctctctccttatctctctctttctcttccccttCGGCCAATGGCGAACAACGGCACAGCGCGCGTGGCAATGCTGGAGCTGCGGGTACGGGAGCGGCACAACGACGATGGAGACGGCGGCCAGGGCAACGTACGACGCCCCGGCGACCCAGGTGGGGACCCTGTGGCCGAGCTCGGCCACCTTGTTCCCGCCGCGGCACACGTGGAACACGGCCATGTCGTCGAGTTGCGGGAGCAGCGTGGCGATCTCCCTGCACAGTCTCAGGTCCTTCTCCGACTGCATGTCGGCACGGTCGCGCACCACGTCGACCATCACCTTGGAGTCGCCCTCCGCCCAAATGAGGCGCCACCCGTTCTGCACCGCCAGCTCGAGCCCTCGCCTGAGCACGGTGCTGATGCTCGCGATCCCGGTCGAGTGCTTGGAAGACCCGTCGAAGTTGAGCTTCATCCACCCCTCCTCCGGCTTCCTCCAAGTCCTCGTCGACGCCGACAAGTAGGCACGCAGACGCAAGATCCGTATCCCTACGCCCCGCTGCCGACGAGGATGCAACCCAGAACGGGGTTGCGCCGCCGCAGCACACCCAGACCAGCGCGGTGCGCGCGCAGCATCACCGATCCCCTCGCAGAAATATTCACAATTTGTTCGTGTATTTAGCCCCAAGCGGACCCACCAATAGGGCAATGTTGGGAAATGGCTAGACCTACCGGCGCCGGCGAATATCCCCTTCCCCGGACTTGTTCCTCTTGCCCATTATAtcttttttgtgtgaatgataaaTGGGTCCCACAAATATCCTTTCTTCCTATATATAATTGGTACCCACTAAAGATCATTTAGTGCTATAAAGCTCAAATTCTATGAAGCCATGTCATCCACTAAAAATCAACCGTTAGATCATTCGAGGGAGTTATTCTCAACCATCTGATCATCTCCAATATGCTCCTTTATGTGGCCCATTCACTCGATTAGGAGCATTGGAAATTCTTCTCAGCCCACCAGGCAATGAGGCATGGAGTCCTTCAACCTTCCCCTGCAGACGAGTGGTCACCAGGTCATGCGGAACCCTTCCAATAGTCTGCTGCGTCATCTCCGTATTAGAGGAACGGCTGCCATCTAACACGGCATACGAATCGACGACAATAGCTATTTGTACGCTGAGTAAATCGCTCATCTTTTTCACGCTAATTAACTTTCCATCTGTTACATCTCCTTTTGCTAAACACCACGATGGGAGCTGAAGCAGCCCGCGGCGGATGCATACACACCGCTTTATTGCGAAACCTCAGCGAACATGTCTTGCCTTCAGGAACTGAcggagctgctgctgcagtaagagcaggtacaatagcaggctataagccaactgCAAACATATCTTAagcagataaatgaggagagagaagggcagcaggctatatatttgtagccagctgtagcacggattcCAAGACgaagtgtgtgtatgataggtggaaccagatattaatagtgtagtatgtaactattgtatgaatgagctattagattggctatagatgaattggagcctgtagttggctatactattaaacttgctctaatggaGAGATTGATCAATCTTTTTTCTTTATGACTTTTGCCTAATTGGTCGCAGGTGTGGTGGTTCTATGGACTGAATGCAAGCTTTATAGATTGTAGACTCATTCTATTCAAACCACGGTACATCACTGAAATATGAATTTCTGTCTTGGAATTAATGTTTGgcttatttttgtttttgatgGCGAAATATATGGTTGATTTAACCTTACAGCACGCAGGAAAATATTATTGGTAGAaatgattttgttttttcaattCATATTCAGGGTATCACATAACTCTGGCTTCATGACATATACAAGTCTCCAGCGGAGTGTGTTCTCGACGTATCAGCACAGTTAGTCTATCCTTACTTCTTTTTGGAAAAATCTTATTCTTTAATTGTTTGATTTGATATTCATGCTTCCAAATAACTGTCTATGAAACATGTCTATAGAAATCGAATGGATTGCAAAAATTAAGTTCCtccgctttctttttttttttctgtttagtTTATCTTTACAATGTCAGAGGAATTTGATTATTAAAGAATGTAAGACCAGGCATGGAAATATGCGTGTATTCGGTAAAAAAACAATGATCACTAGCATCATTTTCCATTACATTACAAGATATTGTGCCTAAGATTCAGCGCTGTGGGTCTTGCTACCTGAGTGGCAGTGCACTGGACATCTGACCAACCCTACTTGagtctttctttttcctttctatttacttagttatttttttactaaGATTTACaactgctatatatatatatatatatatatatatatatatatatatatatatatatatatatatatatatatatatatatatatatatatattgaaatatataGCAATGTGTACATGAAtgtcccgcagcaacgcgcggggtgtCATCtagtatttttaattttaatgccatataagcgccacgtcaatgccgcATGAGACAAAGACCCAATCAACAGCGTCATGTCAGTGAAATCATCCTCCAAAACCactaagggagtcaaattacactgGTTTCATTAGTTCGGGGAGTCATTTTATCCGGTTTTCTAGTTAAGGGGCATGAATTAGATTTGACCGACTTTTAAGGGAGTCGAAGTAGACTTTTTCCATCCCACAAATAGCTTGTTGTTTGTGAGCTCGTGGCCCTAGAGCCACGTGATTTGATCCAACAAGCAACCCCGGGCGGCTTTGGGTCGTGCCAAAGTGAGACTCCACCTCAATTTGGCCCAAACAGCACTCCCTACTAATATAGCTGGACCAACGGTCTCccgtatagatggccaaatgggccgcccGGCTCGTAGCTTTAATTGCCTTGCTTCATTTTCGCCATATTGAGATTCTATGGAAGAAATGAAACGTTATCCGCCTACTTATACTTCTTATAGCAAGCATCCTCTTAGCCAAGAAGTCCCAGAAGTGAAGCCCCTTTCAAGCTTTAGTCTTTCTCAAGTGCTCGATCGGGGCTTTTCTGGTGATTTCTATATAAGAAAACACTTTTGAGAACTTGGCATAGAGTCGGTGATCCTACTTTCATAGGGCCCATCCTAGCCCGCCCTAGGTCCTGTCGTGCCCGGGCCAAGatttgtcgggccggcacgacCCGACCTACACGTCGGCTCATGCAGTGCTGGCCCACGTGCTCCACCAGGCCGGCACGAAGGCACGAGCAGCCCatcgtgtttttttttgaaataagtctatttaccCTCCATCTCTTTcggctgtgacatatatatagctaaaataagtctattttgcgtcCCTACTCTTTGGGCCGTgccatataatatgtctatttgtTCTCTCTATTCTTTGTGCCCTGTCTTACCTATGgttgaaaataagtctatttcacTTCTCTAAACTTCGTGACTTGCCAGGCTAGCCCACCGTGCTGAGGCATAGGTCCAGACATGACCCAacagccgggccgtgccggcacgggcctGACAGCGATTGGGTTGTGCCGTGCTTAGGTCGGGCCAAAACCTCGTGCCTTGCgccgggccgtcgggcctcgggccttatggccaactatagTCTCCCGTGACACCCCCCGGGGGCTCAACTCCCATTTTCTCGCGAATtcgcccgccgcctgcgccgatctcCGGTGCTTCCGCCGCACACCTACGCACATGGCGATTGGCAATTGCTTCGACTGTCTGACAGTCTGAGGGTGATCGGCTCCAGCCTCCAAGCCCTGTTGTGTCCTCGctctcgtcggctcgtcgctaGGCCATTCGAAGGCTAGCTACTCCGTATGCAGCCCCACCACAGGTGAGATTCTGCATCTGGCGCGGTCGCACCGACCTCACTGTGCCGCCGCCATGGGCTTCCACGTGACGGCCAAAGAGTTCAAGGTGGTGCGGTTAGGCGTAGAGGTGGGCAAACTGCACCTGCACGCCATTGTGCTCACCGTTGGCGATGCCCGAGGCTGGAGGGCCCCGGCCGCCATCGGCAACCATGATGACGCGTTCCTCGGTttcaccgacgacgacgccagcaTCGACAGCGATGTGCATGCACCCGGTGTTGGCGGACGGGACGGGTGCCTCCACTGGAGTTTCAGGACAGACTACCTCGACAAGCCCCCACGGCGTCCTCTCCTTCTCGGCTCTCGCCGCCGACGATTCCTTCCGCCGTGGCTCGTCGCCGCGCTCAGGTaccttgacgacgacggcgatctcTCCATggcagagaagaagaagaggaggaggaggaagctccTTCTCGCGACCACTGCGCAGGAGGCCCACATCTACGACCCGGACTCCGACAGTCTCCGGAAGATGGCCTCCATTGCTGGCCGGGCGACGACGATTCAATGCGACTCGTGCTGTACCAGGAGAGCCTTGTCCGGTTTCCTGGCATCATGATGGCAAAGGAAAGATTAAGTTTGTACAGCTTGATAATCGTGAGCAAGTAATCCTGAGTCCGTAGGCAGATCAGTCACGGCAATATTTCCAGTTTTATCTctcaacaaataaataaattccaTGCTTTGTGTTAGCCACTTCGTGAAGCCTTCCAGCAGTTTCTTCTTTCAGATGCTAAATCCAAAATCCTTGCCAATGCAAGGTTGTCAGGAATtcacaaatatataaatttaaattcaacttctacaaattataataaaaataataaatttgattGAATATATTACATAGCTAAAGTTTAATTTGTTAACTATTTTGTTACAATTTGGtcgtgaagtgatatattacatattaatctattttgttaaaaaaaattaaaaaatagattatataCAATAAACAAACGGACATTCACTCGCGTGAATAGAATCCTTATCGTGAACGGATGCACGACCGTCAGGTTCCAGCAAGGCCTTGCACGCTCGAACTGAGAATTGAGCATCTTGAGTGCAGCCGTGGAGTAACGGAATGAACTGACGCGCTGCGACCGTTAAAAATCACGAGAATCCTCACCATCAAATAATCTGCTCCCTTAGCTGCTGCTAACTGACGTCTGAGGTGGCTCGTGTGCAGTCGTCCAAATCGCCATTCGCAACTGCTTTGTTCGCATGCCACCTAGCATCAACGACGACGACTTTCTGAAATctcaccaaaaaaaagaaaagcaaagcatTTTGAATTCGTTTTTCCTCCCTGAATTGAAGGCAAAGAATCCTGAATTCGCCGGGAACAAACCTCCTGTCGACGCCTGGACAGATTAGTTAGAACATAATCCTAATTCAGTAATTCCTAACTCGACATCAGCATCAAGACATTGACACAACACAAAAGCACACATAGATAGCCACAGGATTCGCTCCACAGTGAATCCGGACCGTCCAGCCAGGGCACCGCCCGGATCCAATCACCGCCCTCCACGTGGCAAATCTCGCTTCGACTCGACAGCTTAACAGCTTTTCCTCCCTCGTGAAGAGAGCTCCGATTCCGAAACGGCTAAAACCGCTTTCACACTGCCTCTTTCGCGCAGATCCATACAAAACCACCggaaaagttttcaaatcccgAAGCGGATTCGCGCACGGAAACCCACAGTCGATTCTCCG encodes the following:
- the LOC112937637 gene encoding uncharacterized protein, which encodes MKLNFDGSSKHSTGIASISTVLRRGLELAVQNGWRLIWAEGDSKVMVDVVRDRADMQSEKDLRLCREIATLLPQLDDMAVFHVCRGGNKVAELGHRVPTWVAGASYVALAAVSIVVVPLPYPQLQHCHARYSVDF